In Aspergillus fumigatus Af293 chromosome 4, whole genome shotgun sequence, one genomic interval encodes:
- the rtc5 gene encoding TLD domain-containing protein — MGVGQSTELPGHVGTPEHLSHVLAERFATKCFTPLELTHFKDNFFSRAIDQGGLKYWNEKILSDFLGIPDSSDSHCPLDAGPVIFRMVSYLGAFPFQNTLAPSVLTFEAMVKVAVLLTERYGRVLRRGRKDRIKLLFGSLADVGRRNVSTSPDTEDVCRETDDTVKPHVTGFEVDAPANDDYGDEDEDEDDDDLALAALESLDAIDVFKHDSRVDKKVYEARISVATLRRLLMLFLVIAPLKTLEPVTLYTSDLNEARMESIRKEADTILAAFSTEDSDGGISYRSFANITSTALPYLFDPLTPLFEHLLFSKNLDMTKKSRSDATVTDTIEKPSDSPGPSPSTIVLPGGFESSILKPSVVSHLSFFLPSPTSNANLLRGNMRLHPVFSTAVHGSSLTSFSHNVLTWNAGTLLLLEGAVSESSEHGEGMVTLGAYLPQPWKSAPLSHSSTKPSDSSALPCLFELSPKHQLLQGNPSPSVQKPNAPVAYFSTSTGIAIGCQIPPPSRSQLLTPTPLGAGSLTVDTSLESATFYMSSIGHNGVFLPPATTSMSEETVRKQIDIYTMEIWGLVPDPSDTSSSDLSRQSPVELQRAKWEFEAREAERRRNLNLKAGAGDPAAEGARWLLETAGLIGDRPGQRGGSL; from the exons ATGGGTGTCGGCCAGTCGACTGAGCTTCCGGGCCACGTAGGGACCCCAG AACACTTGAGCCATGTGCTGGCTGAGCGCTTCGCGACCAAATGTTTCACTCCGCTGGAGCTCACTCACTTCAAAGATAACTTCTTCTCTCGCGCAATTGATCAAGGAGGCTTGAAGTACTGGAACGAGAAGATCCTTTCAGACTTCCTCGGTATTCCTGACAGTAGCGATTCCCATTGTCCGCTTGATGCTGGACCGGTGATCTTCCGGATGGTCTCGTACTTGGGCGCATTCCCCTTTCAGAATACATTGGCTCCGAGTGTTCTGACCTTCGAGGCCATGGTAAAGGTTGCAGTTTTGCTAACAGAACGGTATGGGAGAGTTCTACGACGAGGGCGCAAGGACCGCATCAAGCTCTTGTTCGGAAGTCTCGCTGACGTTGGGAGACGTAATGTCAGCACGTCTCCAGACACGGAGGATGTATGTAGGGAGACAGATGATACTGTCAAACCGCATGTGACAGGCTTTGAGGTCGATGCGCCTGCCAACGATGACTAcggggatgaggatgaggatgaggatgatgatgatctcgCCCTGGCGGCCTTGGAATCGTTGGATGCTATTGACGTGTTCAAGCACGACTCTCGTGTCGATAAGAAGGTCTATGAAGCTCGTATATCCGTCGCTACATTACGTCGTCTTCTGATGCTCTTTCTTGTCATTGCACCTTTGAAGACTTTGGAGCCCGTGACTTTGTATACCTCGGACCTCAACGAGGCTCGAATGGAGAGTATTCGAAAAGAGGCCGATACCATTCTGGCTGCCTTCAGTACTGAAGATTCCGATGGTGGTATCAGTTACCGATCATTCGCAAACATTACTTCAACCGCTTTACCATATCTCTTTGATCCATTGACGCCCCTTTTCGAACATCTTCTGTTCAGCAAGAACCTGGACATGACCAAAAAGAGTCGGTCTGACGCAACAGTAACAGACACGATTGAAAAGCCATCAGATAGTCCAGGACCCTCTCCATCGACAATCGTGCTTCCCGGGGGTTTTGAATCGAGTATCCTCAAGCCGAGTGTTGTATCTCATCTTTCATTCTTCCTGCCTTCTCCTACCTCGAACGCGAATCTACTCCGGGGCAACATGCGTCTGCATCCTGTTTTCTCAACCGCTGTGCACGGCTCATCATTAACCTCTTTCTCTCACAACGTGCTCACATGGAACGCTGGCACACTACTCCTCCTCGAGGGTGCTGTCTCTGAATCGTCCGAACATGGAGAGGGCATGGTTACGCTGGGAGCGTACCTTCCGCAGCCCTGGAAATCTGCACCATTGTCTCATTCTTCAACGAAGCCTTCTGACTCTTCAGCCTTGCCCTGTCTTTTTGAACTTTCGCCAAAGCATCAGCTTTTGCAAGGGAATCCTTCACCCTCCGTGCAGAAGCCCAACGCCCCTGTAGCATACTTCTCCACCAGTACGGGGATAGCGATTGGATGCCAGATTCCACCTCCATCCCGAAGTCAACTCCTGACACCTACGCCTCTTGGAGCAGGCAGCTTGACCGTTGACACCAGTCTCGAGTCTGCAACCTTCTATATGTCGTCCATCGGTCATAATGGCGTTTTCCTCCCCCCAGCTACTACATCAATGTCGGAAGAAACTGTTAGAAAACAGATAGACATCTACACTATGGAAATATGGGGCTTGGTTCCTGATCCTTCGGATACATCCTCATCAGACTTGTCGAGGCAGAGTCCAGTCGAGTTGCAGCGGGCGAAGTGGGAATTTGAAGCTCGCGAGGCTGAACGGAGACGAAACCTCAATCTGAAAGCCGGAGCTGGGGATCCTGCAGCGGAGGGCGCGCGATGGCTTCTGGAGACTGCTGGGTTGATCGGTGATAGGCCTGGACAAAGGGGTGGAAGCCTCTAA